A single Brassica rapa cultivar Chiifu-401-42 chromosome A04, CAAS_Brap_v3.01, whole genome shotgun sequence DNA region contains:
- the LOC103864141 gene encoding uncharacterized protein LOC103864141, whose protein sequence is MMMKIPSGVVASVIAFSTAALSSSSAIPPVSPKGWESRKTEKLEPRFDGLRFIETLVTAHR, encoded by the exons atgatgatgaagattcCGAGCGGTGTTGTCGCTTCAGTCATTGCCTTCTCCACCGCTgctctctcttcctcctccgcTATTCCTCCGGTCTCCCCAAAG GGTTGGGAATCGAGGAAGACGGAGAAACTGGAGCCGAGGTTTGATGGGTTGAGGTTCATAGAGACGCTGGTCACAGCACACAGATAG
- the LOC103864142 gene encoding peptidyl-prolyl cis-trans isomerase FKBP43, translating into MAFWGVEVKPGKPFTLKAATNDAKRLHLSQATLGLSSSGTNRSILQCNVGNKSPLFLCVLSPEKVDSCQLNIEFQEAEDVIFSVIGPRSVHLTGYFLGRSSTGGLSLNDDESESFGEDIVDTDVEKGSSDDYDYSDSFINDDADHPSSTDDDDLTVKERVAKTKAKKGNKRLRKKFQVSDSDSDETSARAASEDSVEILNDHKTPKVLSSEAPLPSRVTRSKARSATSENGEKTSEATTHTHKAVDNKKEEKPSGDVEPSPVKNSSELLSKKEKKKKKRNKEPVVINTDEDMPGSQKPETDKAIESSADVTLSKKKRKKERKEETTGRKKQATEKNMEKEASSTKKLPESELSPNEVTVEEIEKGKSDGKVAVQGKKVSILYTAKLKDTGKVFESNLEGSPLKFRLGGEKVIKGLSNGVEGMRVGDKRRLVIPPSLGYSEEGLKKENVPKNSWLVYEVEAVKVR; encoded by the exons ATGGCTTTCTGGG GAGTTGAAGTGAAGCCAGGAAAGCCTTTCACTCTCAAGGCGGCTACTAACGATGCCAAAAGACTTCACCTTTCCCAG GCGACATTGGGGCTTAGTAGCTCGGGAACAAACAGAAGCATTCTTCAGTGTAACGTTGGGAACAAAAGTCCACTTTTCCTATGTGTCCTGTCTCCCGAAAAGGTTGATTCTTGCCAGCTCAACATCGAGTTTCAAGAAGCTGAGGATGTTATCTTCTCTGTCATCGGTCCTAGGAGTGTTCACCTCACTGGCTACTTCCTTGGAAGGAGTAGCACCGGCGGTTTGAGCCTAAATGACGACGAATC GGAGTCGTTTGGAGAAGACATTGTTGACACAGACGTGGAGAAAGGGAGCAGTGATGATTATGACTACAGCGATAGTTTCATTAATGATGATGCTGATCATCCATCTTCTACTGACGATGATGAct TGACTGTTAAGGAGAGGGTAGCTAAAACAAAGGCAAAGAAGGGAAATAAAAGACTAAGGAAGAAGTTTCAGGTCTCTGATTCAGATTCTGATGAAACATCTGCCAGAGCTGCCAGTGAGGACTCCGTAGAGATACTTAATGACCACAAGACCCCGAAGGTCCTTTCGTCAGAGGCTCCTTTGCCTTCAAGGGTCACGAGGTCAAAGGCAAGAAGTGCGACTTCGGAAAATGGTGAGAAGACATCAGAAGCAACAACTCATACACACAAGGCTGTGGATAATAAAAA GGAGGAGAAACCATCTGGTGACGTTGAACCTTCTCCCGTTAAGAACAGCTCTGAATTGCTttcgaagaaggagaagaagaagaagaaaagaaacaaggaaCCAGTTGTTATTAACACAGACGAAGATATGCCTGGAAGTCAGAAGCCAGAGACTGACAA AGCAATTGAATCATCAGCTGATGTAACACTATCAaagaaaaagaggaaaaaaGAGAGGAAAGAGGAGACTACAGGCAGAAAGAAACAAGCTACCGAAAA GAACATGGAGAAAGAAGCTAGTAGTACTAAGAAACTACCAGAATCAGAGCTTTCTCCAAATGAGGTGACAGTTGAAGAGATTGAAAAAGGGAAGTCAGATGGTAAAGTAGCTGTTCAAGGGAAAAAg GTCAGCATACTCTATACTGCGAAGTTGAAGGACACTGGGAAAGTGTTTGAATCAAACTTGGAAGGATCTCCATTAAAATTTCGCTtag GTGGAGAAAAGGTCATAAAAGGTCTCAGCAATGGTGTTGAAG GGATGCGAGTTGGTGATAAGAGAAGACTCGTAATTCCACCATCTCTTGG ATACTCAGAGGAAGGATTGAAGAAGGAAAATGTGCCTAAGAACTCGTGGCTTGTCTATGAAGTAGAGGCAGTAAAAGTGAGATGA
- the LOC103864143 gene encoding eukaryotic translation initiation factor 3 subunit J — MDDWEAEDFQPTPAKVELKSNWDDEDVDENDIKDSWEEEDDDEPTPAAVVKPAPKKAAKVVEKKAKSVEEPSKEEPFDPIADKLRMQRLVEEADYQATAELFGAKTEAKSVDIFIPKSESDFLEYAEMISRKLVPYEKSFHYIGLLKAVMRLSVANMKAADVKDVASSISAIGNEKLKAEKDAAAGKKKSGKKKQLHVDKPDDDLVSGPYGAMDDDDFM, encoded by the exons ATGGATGATTGGG AGGCTGAAGACTTTCAACCAACTCCTGCTAAAGTTGAACTGAAAAGTAACTGGGATGATGAGGATGTTGATGAGAATGACATCAAGGACTCttgggaggaggaggatgatgatgagCCTACTCCg GCAGCTGTGGTAAAGCCTGCTCCAAAGAAAGCGGCAAAAGTTGTTGAAAAGAAGGCTAAATCTGTTGAAGAACCATCAAAGGAAGAGCCTTTTGATCCTATTGCTGACAAACTTCGCATGCAGAG GCTAGTGGAGGAAGCTGATTACCAGGCAACTGCTGAACTCTTTGGAGCAAAGACTGAAGCAAAAAGCGTTGATATTTTCATTCCCAAGTCTGAAAGCGATTTCTTGGAATATGCTGAGATGATATCTCGTAAGCTTGTACCTTATGAG AAAAGCTTTCACTATATTGGGCTGCTCAAAGCAGTGATGAGACTTTCTGTGGCCAATATGAAAGCAGCTGATGTTAAAGACGTTGCTTCCTCCATTTCGGCAATAGGAAACGAAAAACTCAAGGCAGAGAAAGATGCTGCTGCCGGCAAAAAGAAGTCAG GTAAGAAGAAACAACTGCATGTGGATAAGCCTGATGATGATCTTGTTTCGGGTCCTTATGGCGCCATGGACGACGATGATTTCATGTAA
- the LOC103864145 gene encoding probable transcription factor At1g11510, protein MSGKLLKKLEDPPVASSSSEEEEDEDAVANSSSEEEEEETDSETEAEPVAKPLVKPPADSIKVETSSKPETKKKRSSETNEVEAKRVKRVSGEETKKSCFQRVWTGEDEIAVLQGIIDFKTETGSSPYDDKNALYDLVKKSVSFDVTKTQFMEKIRALKKKFENNLGRGKKKGKDPSFSKAHDRKAFDLAKLVWGDNGIMALEPLSAVKSKKVEHAVKKQEEPAVMKQEEPAVMNQEFVPIVDLVARFGVDDLAAKQGWSRLSSKDRERFEEQWKELQLKEFKFYSQKSGFIHEVVTKMAEASRPDH, encoded by the coding sequence aTGAGTGGAAAACTTCTCAAGAAGTTGGAAGATCCGCCGGTTGCATCTTCTtcaagtgaagaagaagaagacgaagatgcCGTAGCCAACTCTTCctcggaagaagaagaagaagaaaccgaTTCCGAAACCGAAGCCGAGCCGGTCGCGAAGCCGCTTGTGAAACCTCCAGCAGATTCCATAAAGGTTGAAACTTCCTCAAAGCCCGAGACCAAGAAGAAGCGATCTAGTGAGACAAATGAAGTAGAAGCAAAGAGGGTCAAGAGGGTTTCAGGAGAAGAGACTAAGAAAAGCTGTTTCCAAAGAGTTTGGACCGGAGAAGACGAGATTGCTGTCTTGCAAGGGATTATCGACTTCAAAACCGAGACTGGGTCAAGCCCTTATGACGACAAGAACGCTCTTTATGATCTCGTGAAGAAATCTGTAAGCTTTGATGTTACTAAAACTCagtttatggagaagattagAGCTTTGAAGAAGAAGTTTGAGAACAATCTTGGTAGAGGCAAGAAGAAAGGAAAGGATCCGTCTTTTTCCAAAGCTCATGATCGCAAGGCGTTTGATTTGGCAAAGTTGGTTTGGGGAGATAATGGGATCATGGCTCTTGAACCATTGTCAGCTGTCAAGTCAAAGAAAGTTGAGCATGCTGTGAAGAAGCAAGAGGAGCCTGCTGTGATGAAGCAAGAGGAACCTGCTGTGATGAATCAAGAGTTTGTTCCCATTGTTGATTTAGTAGCTCGTTTTGGTGTGGATGATCTTGCTGCTAAACAAGGTTGGAGTAGGCTTTCATCCAAGGATAGGGAGAGATTCGAGGAGCAATGGAAAGAGTTGCAGCTTAAGGAATTCAAGTTCTACTCTCAAAAGAGCGGTTTCATTCATGAAGTGGTAACAAAGATGGCTGAAGCCTCTCGGCCAGACCATtag
- the LOC103864146 gene encoding protein TPX2 isoform X3 gives MCTGKSSHTKSSPKNKVELKDRAHDKTKAAASKNVAKAPAKENKKPLEFKLHSGERAMKRAMFNYTVATNYYITKLQKKQEERLQKMIEEEEIRMLRKEMVPKAQLMPFFDRPFLPQRSSRPLTMPKEPSFGNVNSTCWTCVFNNQHYLYHIHHAHA, from the exons ATGTGTACTGGAAAATCATCACACACAAAATCCTCACCCAAG AACAAAGTGGAACTCAAAGATAGAGCGCATGACAAAACCAAGGCAGCCGCTTCTAAG AATGTTGCAAAGGCACCagcaaaagagaacaaaaagcCTCTTGAGTTCAAGCTTCACTCTGGCGAGAGAGCAATGAAACGTGCCATGTTCAACTACACG GTTGCAACAAATTATTATATCACAAAACTAcagaagaaacaagaagagagGTTGCAAAAG ATGATAGAAGAGGAAGAGATTCGTATGCTACGGAAGGAAATGGTTCCAAAAGCTCAGCTAATGCCTTTCTTCGATAGACCGTTCCTCCCACAGAG ATCGAGCAGACCATTGACGATGCCAAAGGAACCAAGCTTTGGAAATGTAAACAGTACTTGTTGGACTTGTGTCTTCAACAACCAACACTATCTCTACCATATTCATCATGCTCATGCTTAA
- the LOC103864146 gene encoding protein TPX2 isoform X2 — protein sequence MCTGKSSHTKSSPKCGKISPASSVLSLGSDSKGMNKVELKDRAHDKTKAAASKNVAKAPAKENKKPLEFKLHSGERAMKRAMFNYTVATNYYITKLQKKQEERLQKMIEEEEIRMLRKEMVPKAQLMPFFDRPFLPQRSSRPLTMPKEPSFGNVNSTCWTCVFNNQHYLYHIHHAHA from the exons ATGTGTACTGGAAAATCATCACACACAAAATCCTCACCCAAG TGCGGGAAAATAAGTCCAGCTTCTTCTGTACTGTCCCTGGGTTCTGACAGTAAAGGAATG AACAAAGTGGAACTCAAAGATAGAGCGCATGACAAAACCAAGGCAGCCGCTTCTAAG AATGTTGCAAAGGCACCagcaaaagagaacaaaaagcCTCTTGAGTTCAAGCTTCACTCTGGCGAGAGAGCAATGAAACGTGCCATGTTCAACTACACG GTTGCAACAAATTATTATATCACAAAACTAcagaagaaacaagaagagagGTTGCAAAAG ATGATAGAAGAGGAAGAGATTCGTATGCTACGGAAGGAAATGGTTCCAAAAGCTCAGCTAATGCCTTTCTTCGATAGACCGTTCCTCCCACAGAG ATCGAGCAGACCATTGACGATGCCAAAGGAACCAAGCTTTGGAAATGTAAACAGTACTTGTTGGACTTGTGTCTTCAACAACCAACACTATCTCTACCATATTCATCATGCTCATGCTTAA
- the LOC103864146 gene encoding uncharacterized protein LOC103864146 isoform X1, with protein sequence MYIRIACKYVCRHIENRAPVFIFTLTKSILTKYFPPYFLKCGKISPASSVLSLGSDSKGMNKVELKDRAHDKTKAAASKNVAKAPAKENKKPLEFKLHSGERAMKRAMFNYTVATNYYITKLQKKQEERLQKMIEEEEIRMLRKEMVPKAQLMPFFDRPFLPQRSSRPLTMPKEPSFGNVNSTCWTCVFNNQHYLYHIHHAHA encoded by the exons ATGTATATACGCATTGCATGTAAATATGTTTGCAGGCATATAGAAAATAGGGCACCTGTGTTTATATTTACATTAACTAAATCAATACTGACAAAATATTTTCCTCCTTATTTTTTAAAGTGCGGGAAAATAAGTCCAGCTTCTTCTGTACTGTCCCTGGGTTCTGACAGTAAAGGAATG AACAAAGTGGAACTCAAAGATAGAGCGCATGACAAAACCAAGGCAGCCGCTTCTAAG AATGTTGCAAAGGCACCagcaaaagagaacaaaaagcCTCTTGAGTTCAAGCTTCACTCTGGCGAGAGAGCAATGAAACGTGCCATGTTCAACTACACG GTTGCAACAAATTATTATATCACAAAACTAcagaagaaacaagaagagagGTTGCAAAAG ATGATAGAAGAGGAAGAGATTCGTATGCTACGGAAGGAAATGGTTCCAAAAGCTCAGCTAATGCCTTTCTTCGATAGACCGTTCCTCCCACAGAG ATCGAGCAGACCATTGACGATGCCAAAGGAACCAAGCTTTGGAAATGTAAACAGTACTTGTTGGACTTGTGTCTTCAACAACCAACACTATCTCTACCATATTCATCATGCTCATGCTTAA
- the LOC103864146 gene encoding protein TPX2 isoform X4, with product MNKVELKDRAHDKTKAAASKNVAKAPAKENKKPLEFKLHSGERAMKRAMFNYTVATNYYITKLQKKQEERLQKMIEEEEIRMLRKEMVPKAQLMPFFDRPFLPQRSSRPLTMPKEPSFGNVNSTCWTCVFNNQHYLYHIHHAHA from the exons ATG AACAAAGTGGAACTCAAAGATAGAGCGCATGACAAAACCAAGGCAGCCGCTTCTAAG AATGTTGCAAAGGCACCagcaaaagagaacaaaaagcCTCTTGAGTTCAAGCTTCACTCTGGCGAGAGAGCAATGAAACGTGCCATGTTCAACTACACG GTTGCAACAAATTATTATATCACAAAACTAcagaagaaacaagaagagagGTTGCAAAAG ATGATAGAAGAGGAAGAGATTCGTATGCTACGGAAGGAAATGGTTCCAAAAGCTCAGCTAATGCCTTTCTTCGATAGACCGTTCCTCCCACAGAG ATCGAGCAGACCATTGACGATGCCAAAGGAACCAAGCTTTGGAAATGTAAACAGTACTTGTTGGACTTGTGTCTTCAACAACCAACACTATCTCTACCATATTCATCATGCTCATGCTTAA